The sequence cattacaggcagattctttaccatctgagccacagagaagttccctcaagaaagaaaactatagcTAGAAACAGATTTTTCACCTCCCCATTAAGATCTCTCTATTAATCCAATTAAATCTTTTATCCTCAGTTTACATAAGGAGCCCAAATTCTCCAGATTATCGTCCTGATTCTCTCAATATGCTCTGAAATTCCCTCATCTGACTCAGTTTCCACTTGTCAGTTTTTCCCACCCTACCATTTAGGATGCAACGTAGCAACAGTGAAACTCATACCTACAACCTTCTCTCAATGTTCCCTCACCTTTTTGCTGTGACTAATATCTGGATGTTCACTAAGAAGACTGCTTCTCCAGCAGTGATGactctttctttcattctctgtGGACTTAGAATCAGGGTACATGTCCTCCATGTACCTACTTTAGGTTCCCAAACATAGTTTTCTAGCTTCAACACTACTCAGTCTATAATAATTATTCTGATATAACACCCACCTGGCAAACTCACAAAGGTTATAACAGTTATATCCAACCCTGCCTAATCTCTGTGTAGGCACAGAAAATCATATAACGGTGCTGACTAGTCTTCTTTAAATTTATTACCAAGGCTTTAGTTGGTCCATTTGTATGCCtaatacattttcttattttaatgcttttttctAGAATCTGCATCAGAAACCACCTGGAGGGTATGTTAAAACCCCCAGATTTCTGAGCCTCATTCCAAGGGTTTCCAATTCTGTGGATCTACAGGAAGGCCCCAAATTCTGCATAGCTGACaatttccaggtgatgctgatgataCTGATCTAAGGACCACACTTGGAGAACCAATGCTCTAGCCTTATTCTTTGAGATGATTCTTTCataccttttatgctcttctaaAACCTTCAACAGCCCTTTAATATCTATTCTCAGTCTCAGATGATATTTTCCTTAtgccaacaaaaaataaaagtttatttcatCCTGAACCTCTCTTTTATACTCTACATCCTACTTATCAGAAAGTCAATATGTTGATTGATGTATCATGGCTAACCATGAATCAGAGAGGACATAGGAATATAACAATGCCAAGAAGAGGCTCAACTAGCAAGTAGCTGAATTGGGGTCTTCGTGGGGACATAAGGGCTCAAGAAGCCTTTCTTAATTGTCCAACCCCTGTCTGAGTATCCACATACCACCTACCAGGTTGTGTGAAAGCAGAACACTTGGCTTGTAAGGGAAGGGTCAGCCCAGAACTCTCACTATAAAGATGGCAATTGAGATTAAGGAAGCAGAAGAGTTGAAGGGTGGGGGGAGATGAAGCCCCCAGGAATCCCAAGTACCTTGGAGAAGTCTCAAGAATCCATTGTATGAGGCCATGATGTCAGTGCTGAGGTCACAGAGGTGACCCGGTAGAGTGGGTTCTGGTGTAGAAGGCTTCAGGGGTGGCTGTTCAGCAAGATGAGGGCAGTTTGGAGTCCTATTTAAGAGGAAGGACGGGGCCACAGCTGATCGGTATGTATTCCCTAAACCAGGTCCTTCAGGCTGCCCTTGCCCTTCATTCATCAACTCTTAACCTCTTTCCTAGGGCCTCAGATTTCCCTCCCATGATCCTCAACATTTCCCCAACCCTGAATCCTCCCAAGGCATCCTATCCCATGCCCTCAGAGCCCCTTCTGTGTGGACTCTCTGGTTCCCCCACCCTGAGCCTGCAGATCCTCCCCCTGCTCACCTTTCCTTTCACCATTGACCAGAAGGAtgatttctctctcccctccccctccccccagctgtGTCCCCACAGACCTGGGCCTGCTGCTGCCCACTATGGCCAAAAGTGGAGAGGCCCTGCCGCAGGGCAGCCCAGCGCTGGTCCAGGATCCCCACCTCATCAAGGTGACAGTGAAGACGCCTAAGGACAAGGAGGATTTCTCAGTTACAGACACTTGCACCATCCAGCAGCTGAAGGAAGAGATATCCCAGCGCTTTAAGGCCCACCCTGATCAGCTGATCCTAATCTTTGCCGGCAAAATCCTCAAGGACCCTGACTCGCTGGCACAGTGTGGGGTCCGGGATGGCCTCACTGTCCACCTAGTCATCAAGATGCAGCGTCGCACCATGGTCAACGAGTGCCCAGCTGCTTCAGTCCCTACCCCAGCCCCGAGCCCTGGGTCCCTCCCTCAGCCAAGCTCCATTTACCCAGCAGATGGGCCACCTACCTTCAGCTTGGGTGTCCTCACAGGCCTCAATGGGCTAGGCCTGACCTTGGGTGGTTTCCCTGACCAGCCAAGCTCCCTGGTGTGGCAGCACGTATCCGTGCCTGaatttgtggctcagatcattgaCGACCCCTTCATCCAGGGTCTGCTGTCTAACACGGGCCTGGTGCGCCAGTTGGTTCTTGACAATCCCCGTATGCAGCAACTGATCCAGCACAACCCTGAGATTGGGCACATTCTCAACAATCCTGAAATCATGCGGCAGACACTGGAGTTTCTACGTAACCCTGCCATGATGCAAGAGATGATGCGCAGCCAGGACCGGGCACTCAGCAACCTGGAGAGCATCCCGGGTGGTTACAATGTGCTCCGAGCCATGTATACAGATATTATGGACCCCATGCTTAATGCAGTCCAGGAGCAGTTTGGGGGCAATCCCTTTGCCACCACTACTACTGCTAATGctaccagcagcagcagccaaccCTCAAGGACAGAGAATTGTGACCCTCTCCCCAACCCCTGGACTTCCACATATGCAGGCTCAGCTGGCAGGAGGGGCCGGAGGCCTGGGGACCAGGATATATCTGAACTTAGAAATAGGGGTCCCAATATTCTGGGGAATATAGGCCTCTATGACTACCTCCAACAATTGCTTGAGATCCCCCAGTCCCTGGGAACCTATCTGCAGGGGATGGCATCTACCCTCAGTCCAAGCCAAgaaccacctccaccaccaggaAGCCAAGTTCCTCCAGCTTCACCCTCATCCCAGGAACCTGAGTCAGGCCAGGCTCTCCGCAAGGAGTCAGTTGCAATTAAGGGAAAGCCCTCTTGCCCAGCCTTCCTGAGGTATCCCACGGAGAGCAGTGCTAGAAAAGATGGAGGTCAAGATGGTGCAGGGAACGGCTCCACTGGCCATAGCACCCACATGCCTGATCTTGTCTCCGGGTTGGGGCCTGCTGCCAATAGGACCCCACTCATCCCTTCCCCACCTTTGCCCACAGCAGCTACTGCTGGAATCCCTGAGCATGTCTGGCTGCCACCACCAGCTTATCCAAGATCTCAGAGGCCCACCAGCATGAATCTGGCCCCACAGCTGCAGGATGAGACGCGCTGGCAACTGCCACTGCTGCTGCACCTTCAGGCAGCCATGGTAAACCCACGTGCCGTGCATGCCCTGCTGCAGATTGAGCAGGGTCTGCAGATCCTGGCTACTGAAGCCCCTCGCCTCTTCCTCTGGTTCATGCCTTGTCTAACAGGGCTGGGAAGTATGGCAGGAGATACAGAGCCTCGAGAGAGCCCCCTTGTGCCTGGGGATCCTTCGCCTCCCCCAGCTCCTGAGGTTCCCTCAACGCAGGGCTCTATGGAGCTGGGCCTCCATTCCACCCCCTTCCTCCAGATGTTGCAAGCCTTGACTGGCACCAATCCCCAGCAGCCAACGCCCGAGACTCACTTCCGGGTGCAGCTAGAGCAACTGCGGGCCATGGGCTTCCTGAACGCTGAAGCCAATCTCCAGGCCCTCATTGCCACAGGAGGCGATGTGGATGCTGCTGTGGAGAAGCTGAGGCAGTTGTAGGAGCCGTAGTTGTTCAGACCGTATCTTACCCTCTGTGCCTTTCCCCCCATAGCTCCCTTCCctaactccccccacccccagtcattCTTGAATGCAGCTGCACTATGAAGCAAATTTACTATGATACTCTTTACTGCAGAGACAATGTTGTTCCAGAGTCAATGAGGAAGAATGAGAGCCAGAACAGGGTGGGGGTGCTATAAGTGACCCAACCACCGCTGTCACTGTACCATCCTGGGGTCACGGTCTGAGTTCTGCTAATGCCTAATGTGAGATGTAATTACATCCAATCTCCAATGCTGTCTGCTGCctgagtctgattctttgtgggcTATGGGAAAAGAGGGACTGTATAGGAGGAAAGGTGATGATAAGAGCTATCTCTGCATGGATGGGAGGGCTTGGAGGGGAAATTGAAAGGTATGAGGTTAAAAGCAAAAGAGTCACAGGGAACACAGGAGGGTGAGCTGAGAACTGCAGCCTTCCATGTGTCCTTCCAAAGGTTCCCCAGATTTGGTGTCCTGTTGGAGCTGCCACCACAAACTCTATGTTCTTTGGGGCTCTCTACCACCAACCAGACTGAAAAGTGGGCACAGcttcttatttttaatgtctctgaACTCTATCCCACAGTTGGCTCTCAATTTTTGGATTTGATCCTGATCCCTGAGACAGCGATAGAGTAGGAATCAGGCTGAGTTCTAAGATTCCCTGATCTCATTGAGTTTACAAAGCTACTGTCCTTGGTAGCCAGATTTGTAGTTGATTCCACTGCCATGGATCTAGCTTGTCCTGGGTTTTGTCTTTCTAATACTATTGCACTCAGAAATTGATTACCTAACCTATGCTAGGCATTCTGCTAGGGATTGGGAATTAAATGTGAGTAAAAGAGGCATGATACTGCCTTCATGAATTTATGATGGTAGCTGGAACTGTTCAAACAATACTCATTATATATAATCACAAGCTATGATAAGTGTTATAAAAGATGGGGATCTGTGAAATAGCAAAACAGAGGCTTGATCTACTCTATGAAGACCGGCAAGGCTTGTGAGTATGAACTCTAagctaaaaatctaaaaaagtggTAAGAGTTAAGTAGGTAAATtttgagggaggagggaagagtatTCCAGTAAAAAAGTCATTATGTACAAAGGAGCTGAGGGAGGGTGTGCACACAGGAGGTGCCTTCGGCCTCTCAGACCCATTTGCATTCAGGGATGCTTCCCAATACCCACATGCTTCTGGGGCAGAAGTGTTACAATTCACTTATCAAGTGGATGAACCGTGGCTTCTAGCCCATAAATGTGCCTGTGGGTTCACATGGGTAAATACATCATGGAGTAATGCACTAACACAAAATGCATATTCACACTTTAGTACACTTTCACATGGTCAAGCTTTTGTGCATGTGtctgagcatacacacaaaacacagtctGTTAGAGTTTTATCATagatgtgttaaaaaaaagataatgctatATTCCTGTcagggcttaccaggtggtgctagtggtaaagaaccctcctgccaatgcaggagacataagagatgcaggttccatccccacATCAGGAGTATATCctagagtagggcatggcaaaccactccagtattcttgcctgaagaatcctatggacagaggcacctggcaggctacaatccgtagtgtctcaaagagttggacacagctgagtgacttagcaagcacacatgcaTAATTCAGTCAAGGAAAGGAAAGGGTCTTTGAAAGAGAATATCACTATAGTAGAAAGTGGCcatggtgtgtatatgtgtttaaaTGTCAGAGACTCAGTATTGGGAGTCTTTTTAGGGAGAAACAAAAACTCTGCCTGGAACCTAGGATACTTGGATCAACCTGCCTTTACCTGTTAGCTACTATAACGTGACTTAGAGATAAAATGAGTTTTGGGGGCAACTTTCTCCCGTTGTTTCAGGCTTCAATCTCCAGTGGAGCACAAGGCTTCAAGACTCCTTTCTACTCCCTCTCCACTCCCCAtcagtgggggggtgggggtgtttcTTGTCCACATCGAATGAACTGTTGTTTATGGTGGGACTGggtgaaaggcagaggaaagtcttgcttcttcattttctgtaacTAAGAAGGCTCCAGGCTGCTTTTGACTGCCAGAGTTATACATTGTAATCTCTAATTTCAACCCTTGAAAGTCAGATAGGTCTGAGAAAAAACTCAGGGAGAGAAATGTTGCTTTTATCTGCCTTTCATATGGGCCAAGAAAAGCCTGAGGGTTCATGTGACATAAATTCCAGCTTACCAGAGAAGGCTGTAGGTGGAAATCTGGGTCTAAAAGTTCTGGGTAGGGAAGAGAGTTCTCATTTATtagattgttttcttttcctgcacTATGGAGAGCCCTTTTCAGTTCACTGGGTGTTTGGAATCTTTGCCCGGGCCTCATCAGAGACTGAACTCATCAGCCCTATGTTCTGCTCCATGGTGAGTACAAAGAAAGCAgattcctggggtggggaaggTCACTGTCCACCCAGCAGCTGATATAGGACTTAGTACATGGGAAACATTCagtaaatgattgaataaatgaatgttgaatgatGAGTGAAGAAGTGAATGACCAAATGATAAAGTGATTGAGGAGGTTAGGTAGATACGAATCAAATAAACAATCTTAGAGGACCAGGCCTTCTgcttgggaaaaataaaattttggagtTTAAGATAGAGGAGATGCCTGTAAGCTGAGGTTACTGAACGGGCAGGCCTCCAGAGATGTCATATTTATAGTCCCTGCTCTGACTCTCATGCTGCATCAGCTGCGCCTTGGAAGGACCCTACCTAAGAGGTTGGGTAGATGGAAGAGAAGCAGACTCATAGTTTTGGTTATACTGGGCCTAGTATGACCTGAATAGTCCCAAAGAAAAGGTACCCCTTCCTCAGACCAAGAGGTTTTCTAGGTCAAAGAGCAGTGAACCTTGAAACACTGATCTGTATCATAAATAGCCAGCCAGATAGCTGGACAGCAATTTAAGAGAGAAGTATTAAAAACCAGAAagtgtttttatgtatttatgttttttattatttgatgATGTTTCCCTAACGTCTCTGTTATAAATAAATgggtacattttttttctggatatcttAGGGTTTTACTACTTACAATTAATTTTAAATCACAGTTAATATTATTGAGGCTTTCCTCTAGCCAGCCCCTCTTCCAAGCTCTTTACATCTGAATCCACACAATTATCTTTTATTCCGAACTTCAGATGAGAAAAACGGAGGCATAGAGAGAGAGGAAGTACATTGCTTAAAATTGTACAGTTCTTGCATaatagagccaggatttgaaattAGACAATGTACTTCCAGAGTCTACAATCTTAGCTGCTGCAGTAAATCAAGTTACTTAATACTTTAATTCTTACCCACGGAAAGTAAAAAGGGGCAGGATTTGTGGTCTTTGTTTGGAAATTTTACACCCCTGACTCCTGCAACTATCTACACTggattgaaatattttcattaccatatcctgtgtatgtgtacatgtgtatttctggtataaaaaaaaaaaatgaacagcatgAGAGTTGCAAGATATCAAGGGACACAGCATTTCAGATGTTAATCACTCTGACAAAATGCTCCAAAGAAGTAGGGGGAAGGCAAGTGTATATAGGTGATTTTGGTCAATGGGTGAAGGGTGAATTTGGTGAATGGTACATGCAAAATCAAGAACATATTTTTACAGAAAGTCTCATAAGGGttactgctagtcatgaggagcagacATCATCGTGAagaaatttagtgcttttctaggtacaaggagatgcaagaattgggctaATTGGCTCTGGAAAATAGTTATCTGAAGACATGTCCTGCCGCtttttccagagcacagagtgcctcatttctgctctccaccctgaactcccttcagGGGCCGTTGAAGGTTAGCAGCAGCACacaatttaatccttgtagaggtaaaTGACATGTGCCAATGGCAAGTGTCCATTTGTAGttgagtatttttgtttttaatttaatgtgcTAGTTCTACATGAAAGCGTTAAAGTTTAAGCAGGCAGTCCAAGGCCCTTTAAGGAGGAGGTGAACATTCTCACTCATGCTTTCCCAGCTGTGTGAAGCAATGTATCTTACCCAAGAACTGGCCTTTCTTTagctaaggtcacacagcacacTAATGATCACACAGAACAATGTCTTACTCAGGGAAATGCTTCTTTTAGTCTCCATGCTAATGATTATAATTGTAACAACCCTTGCCTGGCAACCTGTTTCTTGAGACTTGTACCCATGATTACACAGCAACTGTATATCTAGCCCCGAAACATTGCCTGGACCCGTTCTCCTTGGCTAATCTTGTGCTAAAGTTATCTCAGGATGTATACCTTGGGAAAGGGTCTGGTGGAACTCTTACAGTCTTGAGgtattctttttatctattctcAGCAGCTAATTGAAAAGCATATAAGGGCCCGCTTAAACTAGTGAGGCAGGTACTCTCCTGCCCACTTtcgatgtctatgtcagaagctttctcggTCCTGCCACTCTAAACAAAATTTTGCACACAAAGCTCTCAGTGACTGAGACCTGTCTTTGGTCTCAGAATtatatcttcttcagagatcataaATCCAGTGGCATTTTCActattcaccataagctatcatctTGGGGACTCATCCAGGATCTTCAAGACAAGGTAAGGCTACTCAGAGCTGGGACTCTTTTGCTCTTTTACTGCAAAGTCTCTACTAACTCAGAAGCATACAGACGGAACTTCTTTTACCCATCAGCTTTTCCTGGTTTctctgaccatttcataactgcTTGGGGAATTAAAGTTACTGACCTAATGTGCCAAATTATAGACTTTCAGGGGACTTGCAATCCATGCTGTTATTGTGTTTTTCTAGCAAGACCCTCATTTCAAGTTTTATAGGACACTGAAGGCAGGAACACATTAGCGATCTAGCTGGAGCTCTAGTTCCAGGGACATCTCTCAGACCTGAAATCATCATCCTGACCCCAGAGACCCAGAGGCAAATTCTTGTCATGGCTATGCCTCCGGACTGTGTGGATGGAGACATTACTGGTGGGCATGAGATTCCTGAGGACACAGATCAGGGAACCCCAGATTTGGGCAGATTGGAAATGCAGCAGGCTTGTTCCCTTGGTAGCAGTAGCTCTTAGAGGACCACAGAAGGCCCTCCAGTGGCTCTTGTTTCAGCTCCTTAGGtattttttttgtacagtctgCTGGACAAGAATAGAAAGATTGGCCTTGACACTTCATGAGCACGAAAGATTACTTTTTCCTCACAGGCTGGCCATCTATCACCTCCTCTGTTATCACATAGACTCATGTGGCAACCCTCTCAGAAGGgacatcttgggttttctcttcttccctttgtAACTACCTTTTTGACTTTCAGCTTCTCCTGTGGTCAGGAATATGTTCAAAGGCACATAGGCATAGGCACATAAAGACGGATGCTTCCCCTAGTGGTCTTAGCTTGGGAGACATTCCAGAAGGCTACTCTGTTCCACCCTGGGTGGCACCAGAGGAAAAGGGGAAATCAAggcaaggttttaatggtgagaAACTGGACATCAGTTTCAGTAAGAGGTAGGTTAACTTCGGCCAGGGAAGGGAGCTTAGGTGGAAGACCTGTCTCCAcacccatctagagcagggagggaagcCTCTGGTAGAAAAAAGCCATGGCACTGAGCACCGCTTTTTTCTCTCATACAGATTGCAGCTAACAGTTCCAGAACCACCCCTTTGAATTGTATCTTAGAAAAACTGGGATAAGTTTGATCCCCAGAGCCTAAAAAGCCCCTTATATACAGGCTTTCTTTGCTATAAGAGAAGACCTCACCAGCCCAGAGAGACAATCCCTGCTGGTACAACATCTCATCAGTCAGTCTACCCCTGTCATCAGAGCCAAATTGAACActctctgttttaaaaattttagatatgAAATTATGACTACAAAAAGGAGGGATGGCATTTTTGACATTgaatggccatgatattctttGGCCTCTGGagaaaactgattaaaatgaaatctttttgaaattgaaaagctggttctttttGCACATGCAATTAGGAAAAAACTGgcttattaaaatactttttttggagctccaaccCTGCCTGAGAAACAGAAACATACCTGGGAAAAAACCtgaagttaactcttatcatgtccttgagATACACAGCCCACTCTCTCTGGGACTCCTGCCATGACCAAATTGGTAGAACTTCAagccaatggggaaaaaaaagggggtgggaggtggcgcaaagagacattttaaatttcaagcaGAAAATTGTGAGGTCTCTATCCAGATTTATTTGTGTCTTAGTATGTCTCCATCTTTGGACAAAATTGCTAAGGGCTAATTGATCAGTGAGCTGTATTTAATTGGCCCAAAGAGAAGAGCTTAGAAAGCAAACAGTTCTAAAATcaagaaaactaaacaaaatgagtTTCAGTGTTATgtaaactgggaaatattcactaTTGAATTGATACCTGGTATTGATATCTGTTTATTGATCTAATTAACACAGACATTGTAAAGATACTTTTACAAATGACATAACTTTGGGTAATTTATATTTACCAATCTACAAAATGACAATATAAAGTACAGTTCAtggttgctaaaggaaagtaagatgtgtgtttttaataaaaaggtaTAAGGAATGGAATTACATtctattaaggaaaaagaaagtaagtCTAAACCTACAGGTGACTCATCTCTAAAATTGGCAAAGGATGTGATAAGTGCAGAAGGCATAAAAAAAGGTTTGTGACAAGTGGAAGAGAGTTCTGTGCATGGTACATGTTTCTTAAGACATTAACCTGAGTTTTGAACTCCTTTACTATTACTTTGACTAAGTGAATAACTATTGTTTCACAGTGACTGTAAGCTGGTACCAAAGTGGAATTTGGTTTTCTCTCCCTGttaaaagaacaaagttttcttggAATAAGGCTTTTGATAACAGACTATGGCACACATAGAAAAAACTCACTCTGCTTTTACAAAAATTAACCCCTCATCAGGgagtttaaaatggataaacaatggcTATAAACCAAACAGCTGgggctatgggaaatccaagacaGCCACTTGGCTTTTCCCAGCTCCCTGACAAACTCACTTTTATTTGATAAGAAAAAGCCTTTCCTGGCTTCAGGGTTAATGTCTCACAATGGAGAAGACATGgttaaaatgtgttttctatAATCTCCAGTGATTGGAGCACCCACTTTGCTGGACAGGTCATACTGACATtggcaaaaaaaaatcttcacaagtTTCTGGTAGACTATCGCTTTCACTGGCATATTCTGTCACTTGGGTTTGAGACACTTGGGTTCTGAACAGCCTCATCAAGGTAAAAAAGACTGTCTCCCAACATATACGGAAATCTCAAAGTATACTGGGGACCTCTAAAAGAAAAATCCACTCAACTGATGTCAGGCCAATAGCATCTATTAGTTTCAGTGaatattaagttctagttttATGAATCAAGGACAGCATTTACTAAGATTCACTTCTGAGTTCCTTGTGGTTCTGTTACATTGCTAAGAGGTTTAATTCAGTTGTTAAAAAGGACACTCTgagtttgtttctaaagcttatttCAGTAACCAGTCTTTGAATAAAGGTCAGATACTCCAGGATCTACAACCAGGAGAATAACAGCAGGCTATAGTCATTTAACaaactaagtcagatgacctggagaTGTCACTAGCCTGTACCTAAGTTCTTACTTTTGATTTTACTATTGCTGCTAActatattgttttctatattgTTTGTTTCAAAATGTTGTCCCTTACATTATCAAGTATGTGACTGAGCCATTGATACAATGATGGTATACAGTTCCATATGAAATCCATAGCTATAATGGTGTGACTCTGTATATGAGAAGAAAcaacaagagggaatattttcctggaccaagagacTAGTGAGACAGGTGCTACCCAGAGACTTTTGCTACTCACagggcctagtccagtaacaggaCATTGAGTGGCCTATCAGTGAAATCTGTGATAGACttgggaatgagccttcccagcaccAGATGGGACAGATGGTCATGAGATGCCCCCCAACCATGGTCAAACTCATGGCCATAAAGGGGCCCTGTGACTGGaaactggcacttgccatctgcctctgcaaaGATTAACCATGGACACTACAGCTGCTGACCATCAAcatcccctgaaaggagttcagggtgaaaatcagaaATTAGGCACTCGCTCTGTGTTctggaaaaaaatggacaaagcagGCCTTTGGATAGTTAGGTATTTTCAGATAAAGATTTTCTTGAACCCAAATTCTTCCATCTTCTCAAACTTAGAAATACACTAAATTGTTAATGGTGACAGCTACTTTGGCTAATACGTTAATACCACAATAAGAGGCTAAAGCCTACTTGAACAAACTTAGACAACTGGCTACCTGGCTATAAGTCTCCTGAAAACAGCTCTGCACATTGTGGTTCAGATTCATTCTcctaaaaagaaatggtaagatttattttgtctgttaAGGCTCAGGTTGTCACTCCTACATTCAAAATGTATATGAACATGCCAAATGGCTCCATTCTTATAAACAGGGTAGCCCAAGTGTTGACTGTATCTAGACCAAGATCAAAGTTACTATCAAATGTAACCTGATTCCTATTCTTGCTTGGACTGCTGATTACAATAATTCTTTTCACTGATTTttggtctctgccttttaatctaCTTGTCTAGTTTGTTCCTTATAAAGCATACAATGACTTCAAAGACAAAGTAATGGTGATGCAGAGATTCGGGTCACTCTTCAGAATGGACTCCCTTGATGTCCCACTCTGGTCGCAGATGCAATCATGGTTTACAAGCTCTCCTTGGTGGAAAACTATCTTGAGTGCAGTAATTGTAATCATCTTATTCTTGCTGTTTGCCCCTTatatctgtaactgtataataaATTTTGTATCTAAGCAGCATGAGGCATTTAAGTTACAAATGATTGTTAAGCTCCTACGATTGTCACAGGCTCCTCCAGCTATTACGTGGGGCTCCTGGATCAGAGATCCTCAATATAAGGGTAAGGAGAATATGCTGCCTCAACAATTTATTGTCTGTGCCCCTtaccagcaggaagaagttatagaatgatttctctgcctctttccctGGCAACCATATTCTCCTAaataaaaaaaggaggggggcatGAAAGAGTTAAAGCCTAGGGAGGCAGTCCAAGGCCCTTTAAGGAGGAGGTGAAGATTCTCACTCAGGCTTTCCTTAAGCCTTGTGTAACAATGTATCTTACCCAAGAACTGGCCTTTCTTTCCCTAAGGAACTAATGATCACAGCCCAACCTCTTACTCAGGGAAATGCTTTTCTTAGGCTCCATGCTAATGACTATAATTGTAACAAACCTTGTCTGGGAACCTGTTTCTCAAGAAGTGTACCCCTGATTACACAGCAACAGTGTATCTCACCCAGAGATGTTGACAGAACCTTTCTCCCTGGCTAATCTTGTGCCAAAGTTATTTCAGGATGTATGCCTTGGGAAAGGGTCTGGTGGAACTCTTACAACCTTCAAGTATTCTTTGTATCTATTCTCAGCAGCTAGTTGAAAAGTATAGACCTTAAATTAGTGAGGCGGGTACTctcctgcccccttctgatgtctatgtcagaggcTTTCTCGGTCCTGTCACTCTATACAAAATTTTGCACACAAAGCTCTCGGTGACTGAGACCTGTCTTTGGTCTTGGGAGttaaatcttctcctttggagaaCATGAATCCAGTGGCATTGTTCACCGTTCACCATAAACTATCACAGactttagt comes from Dama dama isolate Ldn47 chromosome 1, ASM3311817v1, whole genome shotgun sequence and encodes:
- the UBQLN3 gene encoding LOW QUALITY PROTEIN: ubiquilin-3 (The sequence of the model RefSeq protein was modified relative to this genomic sequence to represent the inferred CDS: deleted 1 base in 1 codon), producing the protein MAKSGEALPQGSPALVQDPHLIKVTVKTPKDKEDFSVTDTCTIQQLKEEISQRFKAHPDQLILIFAGKILKDPDSLAQCGVRDGLTVHLVIKMQRRTMVNECPAASVPTPAPSPGSLPQPSSIYPADGPPTFSLGVLTGLNGLGLTLGGFPDQPSSLVWQHVSVPEFVAQIIDDPFIQGLLSNTGLVRQLVLDNPRMQQLIQHNPEIGHILNNPEIMRQTLEFLRNPAMMQEMMRSQDRALSNLESIPGGYNVLRAMYTDIMDPMLNAVQEQFGGNPFATTTTANATSSSSQPSRTENCDPLPNPWTSTYAGSAGRRGRRPGDQDISELRNRGPNILGNIGLYDYLQQLLEIPQSLGTYLQGMASTLSPSQEPPPPPGSQVPPASPSSQEPESGQALRKESVAIKGKPSCPAFLRYPTESSARKDGGQDGAGNGSTGHSTHMPDLVSGLGPAANRTPLIPSPPLPTAATAGIPEHVWLPPPAYPRSQRPTSMNLAPQLQDETRWQLPLLLHLQAAMVNPRAVHALLQIEQGLQILATEAPRLFLWFMPCLTGLGSMAGDTEPRESPLVPGDPSPPPAPEVPSTQGSMELGLHSTPSSRCCKP